In the Muricauda sp. MAR_2010_75 genome, one interval contains:
- the rfbB gene encoding dTDP-glucose 4,6-dehydratase: protein MEKNIPKSILITGGAGFIGSHVVRRFVAQYSNYKIVNLDALTYAGNLENLKDVQNTANYSFVKGDITDTDFINDLFSRNKFDGVIHLAAESHVDRSISDPLSFVRTNVLGTVNLLNASLELAKNNPNFLFYHISTDEVYGSLGEKGLFKENTPYNPNSPYSASKASSDHFVRAYGETYKLPYIISNCSNNYGPNQFPEKLIPLFIHNIIQNKPLPVYGDGNYTRDWLYVKDHAEAIDLVFHQGKKGETYNIGGFNEWKNIDLTRLLCRLMDKKLNRAEGTSEKLITFVKDRPGHDLRYAIDASKINKELGWEPSVTFEEGLEQTIDWYFENKDWLGHVTSGDYLEYYKKQYQE, encoded by the coding sequence ATGGAAAAGAATATTCCCAAGAGCATTTTAATTACAGGAGGAGCAGGTTTTATAGGCTCTCATGTGGTTAGACGATTTGTTGCCCAGTACAGTAACTACAAAATCGTTAACCTTGATGCTTTGACATATGCTGGGAATTTGGAAAACCTGAAAGATGTTCAGAATACAGCTAACTATTCTTTTGTAAAGGGGGATATTACAGACACCGACTTTATCAATGACCTATTCTCTAGAAATAAGTTTGATGGCGTGATCCATTTGGCGGCAGAATCCCATGTGGACCGTTCCATTTCAGACCCACTGTCTTTTGTACGAACCAATGTTTTGGGGACGGTTAACTTGTTGAACGCTTCATTGGAGTTGGCCAAGAACAATCCAAACTTCCTGTTTTATCATATAAGCACAGATGAAGTGTACGGAAGTCTGGGAGAAAAGGGGCTTTTTAAGGAAAACACACCGTATAATCCAAACTCCCCCTATTCAGCTTCAAAGGCAAGTTCAGACCACTTTGTGCGGGCGTATGGTGAAACCTATAAATTACCATATATCATCTCCAATTGCTCCAACAACTATGGACCCAATCAATTCCCAGAGAAATTGATTCCCCTTTTCATTCACAATATCATACAAAATAAGCCGTTGCCCGTATATGGCGATGGAAATTATACCCGTGATTGGTTGTATGTAAAAGATCATGCGGAGGCCATTGATTTGGTATTTCATCAAGGAAAAAAGGGAGAGACCTACAACATTGGCGGTTTTAATGAATGGAAGAACATAGATTTGACCCGACTGTTATGTCGGCTAATGGACAAAAAACTCAACAGAGCGGAAGGAACATCGGAAAAACTGATAACCTTTGTAAAAGATCGTCCGGGGCATGATTTAAGATATGCCATTGATGCTTCCAAAATTAATAAGGAACTGGGTTGGGAACCATCAGTAACTTTTGAAGAAGGACTTGAGCAGACTATAGATTGGTATTTTGAGAATAAGGATTGGCTTGGGCATGTTACCTCAGGGGATTATTTGGAGTATTATAAAAAACAGTATCAAGAATAA